From the genome of Thiovibrio frasassiensis:
AAAGGTGACAAACAGCAGAATCACCGGCCACTTCCACCAACCCGGATCACCCGCAGCCGGAATCTGTGCCATATCAACCGCTTCGCTTGCCAAAGCCCAGGCCGGGCTCAACATAATGGCACACATGAGAGAGACAAACAGCATCCCCGCCTTTTCCTTGATCGTTCCTTGCATCCTTGTTTCCTCCTTGTCTTTGCTAAAGCCAAAGTAAAAAATATATAAATAATGAATCAGCACGATAAACGTTTGCCATACAACCGAGGACAATCTTCGCTGGATCCGGCAGGCTTCAACTTTCCCCACCTCGGCAGCGGTGGCTTTTTCCATAAATTTTCGGTATGCTTACTGCTCTCAAAAAGTGGTGTCAAGAAAAAACTGTTTCTCTCTGAAACAGAGCTATTGCATTCTGCATCATTCATAAAAAATGATGCGCAAACACTTTTGCTCGCTGCATTGTGCAACATTTCCCCTGGAGTAAATGATGCAATTTTCAATACCAGACGTTTTACAAATCCTCGCCAAAGAGGTCGCGGGATATGCGGTGCCCATTGTCGATCTTATTGGCGTGCAAACCAAGGATCCGTACAAGGTTCTGGTAGCCACCATCCTCTCGGCCCGGACCAAAGATGAAACCACGGCCAAGGCTGCGGCGAAATTGTTCAAGGAAGCTCCGGATCTGGCCGGACTGGCGGACTTGAGCGAAGAGCGCCTAACCAAGCTGATCTTCCCGGTGGGATTTTACAAAAACAAGGCCAAGTTTCTCGCCCGCCTTCCCGGCGTGTTGGCCAGCGAGTTTAACAACCAAATCCCCGACGAAGTAGAACCCCTCACCCGACTGCCCGGCGTAGGCCGCAAGACCGCCAACCTGGTGGTGGCGGTGGCCTTCAAAAAACCGGCGATCTGCGTGGACACCCATGTCCACCGGATCATGAACATCTGGGGATACGTGGAAACCAAAACCCCGCTGGAAACCGAGATGGCGCTCAGGGAAAAGCTGCCCCCCGAATATTGGCTGAGCATCAACTCCACCCTGGTGGCCTTTGGCCAGGGCACCTGCAGGCCGGTGGCCCCCCACTGCGACCGCTGCGTCATCGCCCGGTTTTGCCCGCAGCTCGGAGTACGTCCGCGAAAAATAGAGGGCAAGAGCCGAAAAAAAAATGAGGCTGGCATGCGGAAATTTGTTTCCTGGAACGTCAACGGTCTCCGGGCTGTGGAAAAAAAGGGCTTTGTCGAGATTCTTGCCAATTTGAACGCCGATCTGGTGGCGCTCCAGGAGATCAAGGCCCAGCCGGAGCAACTTTCGGAAACGATCAAAAACATCCCCGGCTACACCGCCTACTGGTTTTCCGCCCAGAAAAAAGGCTATGCCGGGGTGGCGACCTACAGCAAGGAGGAACCTCTCTCGGTGATCTACGGCATCGACCACAAAGACCACGATTATGAAGGCAGGGTGCTGACCCTGGAGTTTGCTGATTTCTATTTCATAAACGCCTATTTTCCCAATGCCCAACACGGGCTGCTCCGCATGGACTACAAACTCCAGTTCAACCGCGATCTGCAGACCTTTGCCAACACCCTGGCCAAGCAGAAGTCGGTGGTGATCTGCGGGGATTTCAACGTGGCGCACAAGGAGATCGACCTGACCAACCCCAAACAGAACGAAAAGAATCCGGGCTATGCCCCGCAAGAACGGGCCTGGATGGACGAGTTTCTTGGGACCGGTTTTGTGGACACCTTTCGGATGTTCAACCAGGAGCCGGGCCGATACACTTGGTGGAGTTACCGCTTCAACGCCAGGGAGAGGAACCTCGGCTGGCGGATCGATTATTTCTGCGTGGATCAAAAGAGCACAAAGCGAGTGACGGAGGTTGCTATTTTAAATGATATAATGGGCTCGGATCACTGCCCGGTTCTCCTTGGCTTTCGCTAAGCCCTCTTTTTAGGAGTGATGGCGAACCTTTTTTTCCCTGGGAGTTTTTGGGGGCGGGGAGAGAAGATGATAGCATGAATTACTCATGATCCTCTTTGGAGAATCGATTGACGCGCAAAAGGACATGAGCAATCTGAAGGTGGTAGGAATCGGAGGCTGGGCCGTCTCCAATAATCGTGAAGATATCTTGCGCACCTATGCCCTTGGTTCCTGCGTTGCCTTGATACTTCACCATCCGATGTCAAGAACCATGGGGCTTGTCCATATTGTCCTGCCAGATCCGCTTTGCCATGTTGGGAAAAAGCACGGGAAGGGATACTATGCCAGTTCAGCGGTCCCCATGCTGCAGAGGGAAGTTTGTGCCGCAGCTGGTCTCTCTTCCTCGGATAGCTCGGGAATTATAGCCAAATTGGTTGGTGGTGCCGCGGTCATAAAAATCAAGAATCCGTTTCACTTTGGCGAAAGGATTCTCCGAGAAATACTCCAGACACTGCATCGCCTTCATATCCCTGTGGTAAAACAGGATACGGGTGGCAGTATTTCCCGGACCGTCTCGCTATATATTGAGAGCGGTGATGTTTTGGTTAAATCACCGGGCACGCAGAAAAGACCCTTGTAATCGGTATCCCGAAGGAGAGAACAATGGTTGCGCCAGTGGACATGGATATCAAAATTCGTATATTGGTCGTTGACGATGAACCCACTTCCCGCGAGGTTATTCGGCTAGGGTTACAAAATCAAAACTGCGAAACCATGACCGCCCATGACGCGGCCTCAGCCATCGCGCTTTTAAGTGAGCAGCAATTCCATGCCGTGGTGACGGACAAAAACATGCCCGGCACCGAGCACCCTACTGAGGGTGGTCTTGATGTCATCAAATTCGCCAAGGAGTCCAACCCTGCCTGTGCCGTCATCATGGTAACCGCCTTCAGCACGGTGGATTCGGCCATCGAGGCCATGCGGCTTGGTGCTTTTGATTATTTAGACAAGCCGGTCCGGCCTCAAGATATCAAGAAAAAACTTGCACGAATTCTTTCCTATCAACAGACCTTGAACCCCGCGAACGCCATTTCGTCACATAACAGCTTCAGGGCCAAATTCCTCAATATTATCGAGGAGCAGGAGGGGGCGAGCCAGTGCCTCAGTGCAGAAACCAAAGGGATGCTTCTACAAGTATTGCAGGAGAATATTGATTCTTTTTTTCATGAGCGAAGGGCCTGGGAAAATATCATTTTGGAACAGCGCGATGCCTTGAGTCAAATTGCCGGCTGGGCAGAACAGATGCAAGAGACAACGGTACAGGGGAGTATAGATGAAGATTTTTTGGCTAAAATTATCACCGCATCCAACCGACGGCTGTGATGGTTTGCCGGAACGCCCTTCTGTCAGAGCAAGACAGCCTCTCCCCCGTGGACAGGACTTGATCTTCCGTGGAGCACCACGCGAAAAAAGACGTTTTGGAAATGTTTCGACTTTCCCAACCCCGGCGGCCTGAACAACTGGCCGCTTAAGCGGCATAAACTAAAAAACCCAAAGAGAACTCCTCAAGAAAGCATGCCTGACAATCTGTGGCAAACCATGATCCTGAGCGGCGAGCTTGGCCGACACCCGGTCCAGTTTTTCACCAGCACCGGCTCAACCAACGATCTCGCTCTGATCCTGAGCAACACCGGAGCCCCAGACGGGACCCTGATCGTGGCCGACAACCAAACCGCTGGCCGGGGCCGTCTTGCAGGCAGAATTTGGCTGTCACCGCCCGGAACCGGGCTCTACTTTTCCCTGATCCTGCGCCCGCGTCTTTCCCCTGAGGATTTTCCCAAGCTTACCCTGGCCGCAGGCCTTGCCCTGTGCAAAGCTCTGGAAGGGCACAGCCATTGCCAGCCCGGACTGAAATGGCCCAACGACATCTTCCTGCACGGCAAGAAATGCGGCGGCATCCTTACGGAAACCCAGGCCGTATCAGGAGCCGGACAAACCGCGGTGGTGATTGGCATCGGCCTCAACGTGAATATACCGGCGGAAGCATTTACGGGCGAACTCCGATCCAAGGCCACCTCGCTGCTGGCGGAAACCGGCATCCCGCATGACCGTGGCCCCCTGCTCGCCGCCATCCTTGCCGAACTCGACCTGGCGGTGGCTCGGCTCGAACAGGGCGATTTTCCGGCCATCCTGACCGAGTGGCGACAACGGGATATCCACGCCGGTCACCAGGTCTCCTGGGGCAACACCCAGGGGAAGATCATCACCGGCATCTCCCTTGGCCCGGACGATGAAGGGTTTCTCCATATCCGGGATAATCAGGGACGGATCCATTCCGTTATTTCCGGGGATATCTCCCTGGCCCAGGAATAACACGCATCGCTCACAAAGAAAAACCGAGTTTCAGCGAAAGGAACCCTCCTTACCATGATTTCCCGTTCGATCCAGCAGCAATTGCTCACCGCCCTTTACGACGCCTTTGCCGGATGGGCGGAAAAATTCACCTTTTCCTGCCACAAGGGATGCGCCACCTGCTGCACCCGGAGTGTCACCATGACCAGCCTGGAAGGGGAGGGGATCATGACCTTTCTGGCCGAGGCCGGTCGCCAAGCCGAACTGGCTGACCCCGCATTTTCGGCACCATCAAGCCGGACGGTGCAATGTACCACCAACACCTTCGTCGCCGCCCATCTCCGGGGCGAAGAGCTGGAGGAGCCGGAAAATTGGGACCTGCGCCCCTGCCCGTTTCTCAAGGAGGAAAGCTGCACCATCTATCCGGTGCGCCCCTTTGGCTGCCGACTTTTTGCCTCCCTGGACCCCTGCGCCGCCAGCGGCGTAGCGGATATGCCGCCGGGGTATCTCGCCGGCGCGACCGTCCTGCTGCAATACATCGAACATCTGGGTAACGGCGGGTGCTGGGGCACCATGGTGGAACTGCTGGCCGGGCTGCACAGCGGGCAAGCGGAGGGCTATGGCCAAGCCACGAGCCCCATTCCCGGCTTCCTCATTGCCCCGGACGAACAACCCCTCGTCGAACCGCTTCTCCAGGATCTGCTCGCTCGGGAGATCAACGGCCAGACCTTTGCACAGTGGCTGCACGCCGCAAGGCCATAATTGATCCCACGCTGAAACCGAACCGACACTACGCCTCGTATCAGCCTTGAGCATTAAGCCACAAAAAATGGCGCCTCCCGACTGGGAAGGCGCCATTTGCATTGCAGGGAAAACGATGAACTAGTAGCGGTAATGGTCCGCCTTGTATGGCCCGCCCACCGGCACATCGATATACGCGGCCTGAACCTTGGACAGCTCGGAGAGATGCACGCCGAGCTTCTTGAGATGGAGACGCGCCACCTTCTCGTCCAGCACCTTGGGCAATACATAGACCTTCTTCTCGTACTTCTTGGCATTGGCAAAAAGCTCGATCTGGGCCAGCACCTGATTGGTGAAGGAGGCGGACATCACGAAGCTCGGGTGGCCGGTGGCGCAGCCCAGGTTCACCAAACGGCCTTCGGCCAGCAGGGTGATCTTCTTGCCGTCGGGGAAGATGATGTGATCCACCTGGGGTTTGATGTTCTCCCAGGTGTACTTGCGCACGGAGGCAACATCGATCTCCGAATCAAAATGCCCGATATTGCAGACAATGGCCTCGTCCTTCATCGCCTTCATGTGTCCGTGGTTGATGACCTTCTCGTTGCCGGTGCAGGTGACGAAGATATCGCCCTGGCTTGCGGCCTCTTCCATGGTCATCACCCGGTACCCTTCCATCGCGGCCTGGAGCGCGCAGATCGGGTCGATCTCCGTTACCCAAACCTGCGCTCCCAAGCCGCGGAAGGCCTGGGCACAGCCCTTGCCCACGTCGCCGTAGCCGAGGATCACCGCAAGCTTGCCGGCCACCATCACGTCGGTGGCGCGCTTGATCCCGTCCATCAAGGATTCGCGGCAGCCGTAGAGGTTGTCGAACTTGGACTTGGTCACCGAATCATTGACGTTCATCGCCGGGAACAATAGCCCGCCCGCCTTTTCCATCTGGTAGAGGCGATGCACCCCGGTGGTGGTTTCTTCGGTCACCCCGCGGATAGCCTTGGCAGCGTTGGTCCACTTTTTCTTGTCCGCGGCAAAGTCCTGCTTGAGCACGGCCAAAACCGCCTGGTACTCCTCATTGTCGCTTTTCTTGGCGGCAGGCACCTTGCCACCCTTCTCAAATTCGGCACCCTTGTGCACCAGCAGGGTGGCGTCGCCGCCATCGTCGAGGATCATATTAGGCGGGTTGCCGTCCGGCCAGGTGAGGGCCTTTTCTGTGCACCACCAGTATTCCTCGATGGTTTCCCCCTTCCAGGCATAGACCGGGATCCCTGCCGCGGCGATGGCGGCGGCGGCATGGTCCTGGGTGGAAAAGATATTGCAGGAGGCCCAACGCACCTGGGCACCCAGCTCAACCAGGGTCTCGATCAGGACCGCGGTCTGGATGGTCATGTGCAGGGAACCGGAGATCCGTGCCCCCTTGAGGGGCTTCTTCTTGCCGAATTCCTCGCGCAGGGCCATGAGCCCTGGCATCTCGGTTTCCGCGATACGGATTTCCTTGCGGCCCCAATCGGCCAGACTCATGTCCGCAACCTTGCAATCGGTCAGTTTTTTGGCCGGTACTTTTTTGGCAGGGACCTTTTTTACTGGTGCTTTTTTTGCTGGAGCCTTCATCGGTATTTCCTCCTGACTGCGCCTTGGCGCAGGATGAGTCGTTGGTTATTTGATTCCGGCGGCATCCTTCAAGGCCTCGGCCTTGTCGGTGCGCTCCCAGGTGAACTCTTCCCGCTCCCGGCCGAAATGGCCGTAGGCTGCGGTTTTCCGATAAATCGGCCGCAGGAGGTCAAGGTGCTGAATAATGGCCTTGGGCCGCAGGTCAAAATGCTCGTTGATGAGCTGCCTGATCCGCTCGTCGCTGATCTTGCCGGTGCCGAAGGAGTTGACATTGATGGAGACCGGCTTGGAAATGCCGATGGCATAGGCGATCTGCACCTCAAGCTCGGTGGCGATCCCGGCGGCCACCAGATTCTTGGCCACATAACGGCCCATGTAAGAAGAGGAACGGTCCACCTTGGAAGGATCCTTGCCGGAAAAAGCGCCGCCGCCGTGGGAACCCATGCCGCCATAGGTGTCAACGATGATCTTGCGGCCGGTCACGCCGCAATCGCCGACCGGGCCGCCGATAACAAAACGACCGGTGGGATTGATGAAATACTTGGTGTTCTTATCCACCATCTCGGCAGGAATAATGGGCTTGATGATCTCCTCCATGACGCCGGCCTTGAGATCCTCGTAGTCAACCTCGGGGGAATGCTGGGTGGAGAGGACAATGGCCTCGACCCGCTTGGGCTTTTTGTTTTCATATTCAATGGTGACCTGACTTTTCGCGTCCGGACGCAGCCAAGGCAGAAGCCCTGCCTTGCGTACCTCGGCCTGCCGCTTCATGAGCCGATGGGCATAGGTGATGGGCATGGGCATCAGCACCCGGGTTTCGGTACAGGCATAGCCGAACATCAACCCCTGGTCGCCGGCCCCCTGATCGAGGTCCAGGCCGCTCCCTTCGTCCACGCCCTGGGCAATATCAGGGGACTGCTTGCCGATGCTGGTGAGCACCGCACAGGACTGCCAGTCAAAACCCATCTCCGAGGAATTGTAGCCGATTTCCCGCACGGTCTCCCGGACCACCGCAGGCATATCCACCCAGGCGGTGGTGGTGATCTCGCCGGCAATCAGGGCCATGCCGGTGGTTACCAGAGTTTCACAAGCGACCCTGGCTTTTGGGTCCTGGGTGAGAATGGCGTCGAGGACGGCATCCGAGATCTGGTCTGCTACCTTGTCCGGATGGCCTTCTGAAACAGACTCCGAGGTAAAGAGATAATTTGACATGCCAACTCCTCATAATTTTCGGTAAAAAAAAGACTGCCCCGCAGCCACGAAACCTACTACTTTTATTAGAATAGCGGAAGTTGTCAAGGAGAATCACGAAAAAATAGGCCAAAAACCGTTCTTTATCCCGCGAGATACCTTTTTTCCAGCGCCTTTACCGCGGCAAAGAGTTGCGCGTTGACCGGCGCCGCAATCCCCAGCCGGCGGGCCTCTGCCAGCACCGCCCCGTTGATCCCCTCGATTTCGGTCTCTCTTTTTTGCCGCACATCCTGGAGCATGGAGGAAATATTGTCTGCGGTGGCCCGGCAAACCGCGA
Proteins encoded in this window:
- the metK gene encoding methionine adenosyltransferase — protein: MSNYLFTSESVSEGHPDKVADQISDAVLDAILTQDPKARVACETLVTTGMALIAGEITTTAWVDMPAVVRETVREIGYNSSEMGFDWQSCAVLTSIGKQSPDIAQGVDEGSGLDLDQGAGDQGLMFGYACTETRVLMPMPITYAHRLMKRQAEVRKAGLLPWLRPDAKSQVTIEYENKKPKRVEAIVLSTQHSPEVDYEDLKAGVMEEIIKPIIPAEMVDKNTKYFINPTGRFVIGGPVGDCGVTGRKIIVDTYGGMGSHGGGAFSGKDPSKVDRSSSYMGRYVAKNLVAAGIATELEVQIAYAIGISKPVSINVNSFGTGKISDERIRQLINEHFDLRPKAIIQHLDLLRPIYRKTAAYGHFGREREEFTWERTDKAEALKDAAGIK
- a CDS encoding biotin--[acetyl-CoA-carboxylase] ligase; its protein translation is MPDNLWQTMILSGELGRHPVQFFTSTGSTNDLALILSNTGAPDGTLIVADNQTAGRGRLAGRIWLSPPGTGLYFSLILRPRLSPEDFPKLTLAAGLALCKALEGHSHCQPGLKWPNDIFLHGKKCGGILTETQAVSGAGQTAVVIGIGLNVNIPAEAFTGELRSKATSLLAETGIPHDRGPLLAAILAELDLAVARLEQGDFPAILTEWRQRDIHAGHQVSWGNTQGKIITGISLGPDDEGFLHIRDNQGRIHSVISGDISLAQE
- a CDS encoding chemotaxis protein CheD; translated protein: MILFGESIDAQKDMSNLKVVGIGGWAVSNNREDILRTYALGSCVALILHHPMSRTMGLVHIVLPDPLCHVGKKHGKGYYASSAVPMLQREVCAAAGLSSSDSSGIIAKLVGGAAVIKIKNPFHFGERILREILQTLHRLHIPVVKQDTGGSISRTVSLYIESGDVLVKSPGTQKRPL
- the ahcY gene encoding adenosylhomocysteinase, with amino-acid sequence MSLADWGRKEIRIAETEMPGLMALREEFGKKKPLKGARISGSLHMTIQTAVLIETLVELGAQVRWASCNIFSTQDHAAAAIAAAGIPVYAWKGETIEEYWWCTEKALTWPDGNPPNMILDDGGDATLLVHKGAEFEKGGKVPAAKKSDNEEYQAVLAVLKQDFAADKKKWTNAAKAIRGVTEETTTGVHRLYQMEKAGGLLFPAMNVNDSVTKSKFDNLYGCRESLMDGIKRATDVMVAGKLAVILGYGDVGKGCAQAFRGLGAQVWVTEIDPICALQAAMEGYRVMTMEEAASQGDIFVTCTGNEKVINHGHMKAMKDEAIVCNIGHFDSEIDVASVRKYTWENIKPQVDHIIFPDGKKITLLAEGRLVNLGCATGHPSFVMSASFTNQVLAQIELFANAKKYEKKVYVLPKVLDEKVARLHLKKLGVHLSELSKVQAAYIDVPVGGPYKADHYRY
- a CDS encoding exodeoxyribonuclease III, with the translated sequence MMQFSIPDVLQILAKEVAGYAVPIVDLIGVQTKDPYKVLVATILSARTKDETTAKAAAKLFKEAPDLAGLADLSEERLTKLIFPVGFYKNKAKFLARLPGVLASEFNNQIPDEVEPLTRLPGVGRKTANLVVAVAFKKPAICVDTHVHRIMNIWGYVETKTPLETEMALREKLPPEYWLSINSTLVAFGQGTCRPVAPHCDRCVIARFCPQLGVRPRKIEGKSRKKNEAGMRKFVSWNVNGLRAVEKKGFVEILANLNADLVALQEIKAQPEQLSETIKNIPGYTAYWFSAQKKGYAGVATYSKEEPLSVIYGIDHKDHDYEGRVLTLEFADFYFINAYFPNAQHGLLRMDYKLQFNRDLQTFANTLAKQKSVVICGDFNVAHKEIDLTNPKQNEKNPGYAPQERAWMDEFLGTGFVDTFRMFNQEPGRYTWWSYRFNARERNLGWRIDYFCVDQKSTKRVTEVAILNDIMGSDHCPVLLGFR
- a CDS encoding response regulator; the protein is MVAPVDMDIKIRILVVDDEPTSREVIRLGLQNQNCETMTAHDAASAIALLSEQQFHAVVTDKNMPGTEHPTEGGLDVIKFAKESNPACAVIMVTAFSTVDSAIEAMRLGAFDYLDKPVRPQDIKKKLARILSYQQTLNPANAISSHNSFRAKFLNIIEEQEGASQCLSAETKGMLLQVLQENIDSFFHERRAWENIILEQRDALSQIAGWAEQMQETTVQGSIDEDFLAKIITASNRRL
- a CDS encoding YkgJ family cysteine cluster protein, translating into MISRSIQQQLLTALYDAFAGWAEKFTFSCHKGCATCCTRSVTMTSLEGEGIMTFLAEAGRQAELADPAFSAPSSRTVQCTTNTFVAAHLRGEELEEPENWDLRPCPFLKEESCTIYPVRPFGCRLFASLDPCAASGVADMPPGYLAGATVLLQYIEHLGNGGCWGTMVELLAGLHSGQAEGYGQATSPIPGFLIAPDEQPLVEPLLQDLLAREINGQTFAQWLHAARP